In the Bacillus sp. FJAT-42376 genome, TAGTTATATTTTATTATTTAATTAGGATTTAGGCAAACTTCGTTATCTAATCGTATGAAAATGCCGGTCATGTCATCATGCGGCAGTCCTTCTGTATACTCTTTGTACCTTAATGCTTCTGCATAAGATTCTATGCCGGTATGCGACACTTCTTTGTACACTTCCTCTAAAGAAAGCTCCGGGTGAAAAAGTCCGTCACTTAAAAGAAACAGGCTTCGGGCACGGTTTAACGCAATTTTCCCGGATTGGATAAAATCTTTAAGTTCAGGATCTCCGTTTGCTACGGAATACCCTATTGGACGATTGGCTAATTGGCGATGGTGCTTCATTTTTTCAAAAGAACTGCTGTCAAAGAAGGATTCTTCGCGAATGTTCTCTCCACTTTTTCTTCTCCGCTCACGCTCAGCCTTTGCTCTTGCAGAAATACCCTCGACGGAATTAGATGTTAAAGGAGTGATTTTTCCGGAAATATCCTCCATGATGATCATACAATCGCCGCACTGGACATAAAAAGCTTCGTCCCCCTTAATCTCCAGAACAGCAGCACATGTTGCCCACCTTAAATGCCTCTCTTCCGTGTTCACAAGAGAGGATTTCATTTGCTCCAGCAGAAAGGAATTGGTTTCCACAAGCCATTCTTCCAGTGTTTTATTGCTGTTCCTGTACTCAGCAAGAGAAGACGCGAACAGATGAGATGCAAGATAGGCCCCGTTATGGCCGCCCGTGAATAAAGCAGGATCTAACGGGGTCACCCCATCAAATACACCAAATATCCGGCTATCGCTTGATAGAAAAAATGCATCTTCAATTTCATTTTTTTTCGGACTTTTATGGCTCAGCAGAGAAATTAACAAGGGCTCACTCTCCTTTATTGGCATTTCTGAAAGACTGTAAGTGTCACATCTATTTGAACATGAACCGTGTTCTGTTTTGAACACTTCCCATAATCAATATAGCACTTATTATTCTTTATCTGAAAGCCGGGTTTTTATAGGAATAGGAATGAGGGTTGAAGGCTCACAGGATCAAGAGCCCATTTTTTTCTGCAATGTCTTTTCTTTCTGGAGTTCCCATGCCTGTGTTTGCTCTATACTTCCATTAACAGGTGTTCAGCCGCCGAATACCTTTCAGCAGAAAAAAAGGCCTATTCCACCTGGAATAAGCCTTTTTTAGAATATACGAAATGAATTACCCTTCTAAAAGCAGGGATTCAGGGTCTTCAAGCAGTTCTTTAACCGTTGCCAAGAAGCTTACCGCTTCTTTTCCATCTACTATACGGTGGTCGTATGATAGAGCAATATACATCATTGGACGGTTTTCCATTCTTTCCTGATCAAGAGCAATTGGGCGCCATTGAATTTTATGCATGCCCAAAATCCCTACTTGAGGAGCGTTCAAAATCGGTGTAGATAGAAGGGAGCCAAATACTCCTCCGTTCGTGATTGTGAATGTGCCGCCCTGCAATTCATTCAGTGTAAGCTTGTTATCTCTGGCTTTTTTTGCAAGATTGGAAATTTCTCCTTCGATTCCTGCAAAGCTCATGCGGTCTGCATCACGGACAACCGGAACGACTAGTCCATCAGGTGCAGCCACGGCGATTCCAATGTCATAGAATTTTTTAAGCACAAGCTCCGTTCCTTGAATCTCTGCATTTAAAAGCGGGAATTGCTTAAGGGCAGCAACAACAGCTTTTGTGAAAAACGACATAAATCCAAGGCGGACATCATGCTGCTCGAAAAATTTATCTTTACGGCGCTTTCTTACATCCATGACAGCAGTCATATCGACTTCATTAAATGTCGTCAGCATGGCTGCCGTTTGCTGCACTTCCACCAAACGGTTGGCAATCGTTTGTCTGCGGCGGGACATTTTTACCCGCTCTACAGGCTTAGCCGGATTTTCAGCCTGAGGCTGAGGAGCTTTTTCAGCCGCTTTTGCCGCCTGAGGCTGCTGTTTCGGCGCATTTTGATGATTCTCGATATCGTGCTTGCGGACTCTTCCAAGAGGATCCGAAGCATTGACTGAACTTAAATCAATCCCTTTTTCCCTGGCGAGTTTTCTGGCAGCCGGGGAAGCAATGGTACGATTTTTAGAATCAGCCTGTGCAGCCGGTTCATTTTCCCTGGATGGAATACGGTCGGTTTTTGGCTCTTCTTTTTTAGATTCCTCTTTAACTGGCTTCAGTTCTGCTTGCTGACTGTCCTGATCTGAGCTTTGTCCGCTGCCCGTTTCTTCTTTTTCATCGATTGTACCGATGATTTCTCCAACTTGAACGGTATCCCCAGCGTCTTTCAGCACTTCTTTCAATACTCCGGATTGTTCTGCTGTTAATTCAACATTCACTTTATCTGTTTCGAGTTCAAGCAGGTATTCACCCTGCTCTACAAAATCACCTGGCTGCTTTAGCCACTGGGCAATTGTTCCCTCCGAGATCGATTCTGCAAGTTCCGGTACTTTAATTTCAGCCATGATCATTTCCCCCTTAGTTTCGTGTAATCGCCTGTGTGATGATGCGTTCCTGATCCTTTTTATGAACAGTAGGGTCTCCCTCTGCCGTACTGGATCTCCTGTTTCTTCCGATATAAGACACTTGAGCTCCTGATGGGGCTGATTCGCGGAGCTTCGGTTCGATATATGTCCATGCTCCCATATTTTGAGGCTCTTCCTGAACCCAGACTAATTCTTCAAGATTTTCATATCTTGCCAGAATAGATGCCAGTTCCTGCTCCGGATACGGATACAATTCTTCTACTCTTAAAATGTGGAGCCAATCCGTATTCTCTTCCGTTTGTCTTACTTTGTCAGAAAGGTCGATTGCAAGCTTGCCGCTGCAGAGCACGATCCGTGTCACAGCATGATGATTTCCGCCCATTCCGGACTGTTCAAGAACCTTTTTGAAAGATCCGCTGCTTAATTCCTGTACATCAGAAACCGTATTAGGATTTCTTAGAAGGCTTTTTGGTGTCATAATCACAAGCGGTCTGACTTCTTCCATCTTCAGGATTTTCGCCTGTCTTCTTAAGATATGGAAATACTGGGCTGCACTAGTCAGATTGGCGACTGTCCAGTTATTTTCTGCAGCAAGCTGAAGGTACCGCTCAAGTCTTCCGCTTGAATGCTCAGGTCCCTGTCCTTCATATCCATGAGGAAGAAGCATAACAAGACCGGATTTCTGTCCCCATTTCGCACGCCCTGCAGAGATGAACTGGTCAAAAAAGACTTGGGCTGCGTTGGCAAAATCTCCGTATTGCGCTTCCCATAGAACAAGGGTTTCAGGTGCAAATACATTATATCCGTATTCGAATCCGATAACCGATCCTTCTGATAAAGGACTGTTATGGACAGCAAATGATGCTTTAGCCTGATCCAGCTGATGAAGCGGAGAATACACATTTCCGTTCTCGCTGTCATGGAGGATGAGGTTGCGCTGCGCGAACGTTCCGCGCTCAGAATCCTGCCCGCTTAAGCGGATTGGTGTACCATCCAGCAAAATGGAACCGAATGCGATTGCTTCAGCAAGGCCCCACTCAACCTTATGGTCTTCTTCCAGGACACTCGCACGGCGCTCAAGAATTCTCTGCAGCTTTCCAAATACTTTAAAATCTTCCGGCCATTCAACCAAAGCGCGGTTAATAGAGCGGATATCACTGATGTCAACCGCTGTTTCCAATGGCGGGATTCCGTGAGAAATGGTCTCCGGAAGCTGAATGTCATGTACCTGCGCCACTTTTTTATCCGGCACTTTTTTGTAGGCTGTTTCAAATTTGCTTTGTACTTCTTCTTCAAGCGCTGCTACTTCCTCTTCCGTCAATACTTGATCTTGAGTCAGAGACTTGGAATAGAGCGCCTTAACTGTGTCATGAGCTTTGATCTTGCTGTAAAGCTGAGGCTGTGTAGTCATTGGCTCATCCATCTCGTTATGACCAAAACGGCGGTATCCGATCAAATCAATAAGGAAATCTTTTTTGAAC is a window encoding:
- the odhB gene encoding 2-oxoglutarate dehydrogenase complex dihydrolipoyllysine-residue succinyltransferase; the protein is MAEIKVPELAESISEGTIAQWLKQPGDFVEQGEYLLELETDKVNVELTAEQSGVLKEVLKDAGDTVQVGEIIGTIDEKEETGSGQSSDQDSQQAELKPVKEESKKEEPKTDRIPSRENEPAAQADSKNRTIASPAARKLAREKGIDLSSVNASDPLGRVRKHDIENHQNAPKQQPQAAKAAEKAPQPQAENPAKPVERVKMSRRRQTIANRLVEVQQTAAMLTTFNEVDMTAVMDVRKRRKDKFFEQHDVRLGFMSFFTKAVVAALKQFPLLNAEIQGTELVLKKFYDIGIAVAAPDGLVVPVVRDADRMSFAGIEGEISNLAKKARDNKLTLNELQGGTFTITNGGVFGSLLSTPILNAPQVGILGMHKIQWRPIALDQERMENRPMMYIALSYDHRIVDGKEAVSFLATVKELLEDPESLLLEG
- the sucA gene encoding 2-oxoglutarate dehydrogenase E1 component, producing the protein MPQTKSKLNVTWEDFHGPNLGYVMDLYDQFSENPESVDADLQELFQQLGQPPENGSAAPVKAASESRQSIADFSPEKIVKVASAVKLAEDIRTYGHLNASIFPIEGMGDSQDLLSIEAYGLSEEDLKEIPYSVLCEDAPATVKNGYDAILHLKESYKKSLSFEFDHVHRFEEKNWLKRMVETGDLFKPHSKEKRKALLKRLFEVDGFEKYLHKTFVGQKRFSIEGLDMLVPVLDEMVQNAVESGTKTINIGMAHRGRLNVLAHVLGKPYEIIFSEFQHAPNKDLVPSEGSTGINYGWSGDVKYHLGADRQIKDENTVRARITLANNPSHLEYIDPIVEGYTRAAQEDRKVSGFPEIDTSRSLAILIHGDAAFPGEGIVAETLNLSQLKGYQTGGTIHIIANNMIGFTTESSDSRSTRYASDLAKGYEIPIIHVNADDPEACLAAAYLASEYRRLFKKDFLIDLIGYRRFGHNEMDEPMTTQPQLYSKIKAHDTVKALYSKSLTQDQVLTEEEVAALEEEVQSKFETAYKKVPDKKVAQVHDIQLPETISHGIPPLETAVDISDIRSINRALVEWPEDFKVFGKLQRILERRASVLEEDHKVEWGLAEAIAFGSILLDGTPIRLSGQDSERGTFAQRNLILHDSENGNVYSPLHQLDQAKASFAVHNSPLSEGSVIGFEYGYNVFAPETLVLWEAQYGDFANAAQVFFDQFISAGRAKWGQKSGLVMLLPHGYEGQGPEHSSGRLERYLQLAAENNWTVANLTSAAQYFHILRRQAKILKMEEVRPLVIMTPKSLLRNPNTVSDVQELSSGSFKKVLEQSGMGGNHHAVTRIVLCSGKLAIDLSDKVRQTEENTDWLHILRVEELYPYPEQELASILARYENLEELVWVQEEPQNMGAWTYIEPKLRESAPSGAQVSYIGRNRRSSTAEGDPTVHKKDQERIITQAITRN
- a CDS encoding protein phosphatase 2C domain-containing protein, which encodes MLISLLSHKSPKKNEIEDAFFLSSDSRIFGVFDGVTPLDPALFTGGHNGAYLASHLFASSLAEYRNSNKTLEEWLVETNSFLLEQMKSSLVNTEERHLRWATCAAVLEIKGDEAFYVQCGDCMIIMEDISGKITPLTSNSVEGISARAKAERERRRKSGENIREESFFDSSSFEKMKHHRQLANRPIGYSVANGDPELKDFIQSGKIALNRARSLFLLSDGLFHPELSLEEVYKEVSHTGIESYAEALRYKEYTEGLPHDDMTGIFIRLDNEVCLNPN